One genomic region from Bos javanicus breed banteng chromosome 14, ARS-OSU_banteng_1.0, whole genome shotgun sequence encodes:
- the LOC133260140 gene encoding uncharacterized protein LOC133260140 isoform X2, with product MLRMHMCAARAPAGSRPCGSWELGDVQRCPSQLCVPHGLYVWGGHFLHGRPRLWELTHIVAWILSFQLRLTMSLVWVWHRFQGLDLSQRMHWIDRLSWTSLMVLPILPFTMVIAISAVLLIKGQGSAYPRVRHTAQARWYSREGALTPSLQSQEGGLQGRRNSKPGREGVPSGGLASVFPAQGPG from the exons ATGCTCCGTATGCACATGTGCGCAGCCAGGGCTCCTGCCGGCTCCCGCCCGTGTGGCTCCTGGGAATTGGGTGACGTGCAGCGTTGTCCCTCACAGCTGTGTGTCCCTCACGGCCTGTATGTCTGGGGAGGGCACTTCCTTCACGGGCGGCCACGGCTGTGGGAGCTGACTCACATCGTGGCCTGGATCTTGTCTTTCCAGCTGAGGCTGACCATGAGCCTGGTGTGGGTCTGGCACCGGTTCCAAG GGCTTGACCTCAGCCAGAGGATGCACTGGATAGACAGGCTCTCCTGGACCTCTCTCATGGTCCTGCCCATCCTCCCCTTCACCATGGTGATCGCCATCAGTGCTGTGCTTCTGATCAAGGGACAAG GAAGTGCTTACCCGCGGGTCAGACACACAGCCCAAGCCCGTTGGTACTCCAGAGAAGGGGCGCTCACCCCAAGTCTCCAGAGCCAGGAGGGAGGGCTccaaggcagaaggaacagcaagcCAGGGCGGGAAGGTGTGCCCTCTGGTGGCCTGGCCAG TGTCTTTCCAGCTCAGGGTCCCGGTTAA
- the LOC133260140 gene encoding uncharacterized protein LOC133260140 isoform X1: MLRMHMCAARAPAGSRPCGSWELGDVQRCPSQLCVPHGLYVWGGHFLHGRPRLWELTHIVAWILSFQLRLTMSLVWVWHRFQGLDLSQRMHWIDRLSWTSLMVLPILPFTMVIAISAVLLIKGQVSFQLRVPVKSAWEKKSPGTQRTSKRKRSPPLFGKEAFMSCNARTNRRETCEARTTLKTSAHRVPHFETEIKRPRSF; encoded by the exons ATGCTCCGTATGCACATGTGCGCAGCCAGGGCTCCTGCCGGCTCCCGCCCGTGTGGCTCCTGGGAATTGGGTGACGTGCAGCGTTGTCCCTCACAGCTGTGTGTCCCTCACGGCCTGTATGTCTGGGGAGGGCACTTCCTTCACGGGCGGCCACGGCTGTGGGAGCTGACTCACATCGTGGCCTGGATCTTGTCTTTCCAGCTGAGGCTGACCATGAGCCTGGTGTGGGTCTGGCACCGGTTCCAAG GGCTTGACCTCAGCCAGAGGATGCACTGGATAGACAGGCTCTCCTGGACCTCTCTCATGGTCCTGCCCATCCTCCCCTTCACCATGGTGATCGCCATCAGTGCTGTGCTTCTGATCAAGGGACAAG TGTCTTTCCAGCTCAGGGTCCCGGTTAAGAG CGCCTGGGAGAAGAAGTCTCCAGGAACCCAGAGAACCAGCAAGAGGAAACGCTCGCCACCCCTCTTCGGTAAAGAGGCGTTTATGAGCTGTAACGCGAGGACAAATCGCCGAGAAACCTGCGAGGCCCGGACGACTTTAAAAACCTCTGCTCATCGGGTGCCTCACTTcgaaacagaaattaaaaggcCAAGGTCTTTCTAG
- the LOC133260140 gene encoding uncharacterized protein LOC133260140 isoform X3 encodes MLRMHMCAARAPAGSRPCGSWELGDVQRCPSQLCVPHGLYVWGGHFLHGRPRLWELTHIVAWILSFQLRLTMSLVWVWHRFQVSFQLRVPVKSAWEKKSPGTQRTSKRKRSPPLFGKEAFMSCNARTNRRETCEARTTLKTSAHRVPHFETEIKRPRSF; translated from the exons ATGCTCCGTATGCACATGTGCGCAGCCAGGGCTCCTGCCGGCTCCCGCCCGTGTGGCTCCTGGGAATTGGGTGACGTGCAGCGTTGTCCCTCACAGCTGTGTGTCCCTCACGGCCTGTATGTCTGGGGAGGGCACTTCCTTCACGGGCGGCCACGGCTGTGGGAGCTGACTCACATCGTGGCCTGGATCTTGTCTTTCCAGCTGAGGCTGACCATGAGCCTGGTGTGGGTCTGGCACCGGTTCCAAG TGTCTTTCCAGCTCAGGGTCCCGGTTAAGAG CGCCTGGGAGAAGAAGTCTCCAGGAACCCAGAGAACCAGCAAGAGGAAACGCTCGCCACCCCTCTTCGGTAAAGAGGCGTTTATGAGCTGTAACGCGAGGACAAATCGCCGAGAAACCTGCGAGGCCCGGACGACTTTAAAAACCTCTGCTCATCGGGTGCCTCACTTcgaaacagaaattaaaaggcCAAGGTCTTTCTAG
- the LOC133260140 gene encoding uncharacterized protein LOC133260140 isoform X4: MSLVWVWHRFQGLDLSQRMHWIDRLSWTSLMVLPILPFTMVIAISAVLLIKGQVSFQLRVPVKSAWEKKSPGTQRTSKRKRSPPLFGKEAFMSCNARTNRRETCEARTTLKTSAHRVPHFETEIKRPRSF, translated from the exons ATGAGCCTGGTGTGGGTCTGGCACCGGTTCCAAG GGCTTGACCTCAGCCAGAGGATGCACTGGATAGACAGGCTCTCCTGGACCTCTCTCATGGTCCTGCCCATCCTCCCCTTCACCATGGTGATCGCCATCAGTGCTGTGCTTCTGATCAAGGGACAAG TGTCTTTCCAGCTCAGGGTCCCGGTTAAGAG CGCCTGGGAGAAGAAGTCTCCAGGAACCCAGAGAACCAGCAAGAGGAAACGCTCGCCACCCCTCTTCGGTAAAGAGGCGTTTATGAGCTGTAACGCGAGGACAAATCGCCGAGAAACCTGCGAGGCCCGGACGACTTTAAAAACCTCTGCTCATCGGGTGCCTCACTTcgaaacagaaattaaaaggcCAAGGTCTTTCTAG